Proteins encoded together in one Fimbriiglobus ruber window:
- a CDS encoding response regulator: MTTADAPAPRGLMVCDDLIFTSKVTTTARAAGLVVTQARSAEAALRAAGNTVPTCVIVDIHNPGLDLPAFLTALRAVCPVPPRVIAYGSHVDTDALKAARRAGCDRVMPRSQFVGELEAGLREWLGVHSG, encoded by the coding sequence GTGACCACGGCCGACGCGCCCGCGCCGCGCGGGCTGATGGTCTGCGACGACCTGATTTTCACGAGTAAAGTGACCACCACCGCCCGCGCCGCCGGCCTGGTCGTGACGCAAGCCCGGTCCGCCGAAGCGGCTCTGAGGGCGGCCGGAAACACGGTGCCCACGTGTGTGATCGTGGATATTCACAACCCTGGCCTCGATCTGCCCGCCTTTCTCACCGCGCTGCGGGCGGTGTGCCCGGTGCCGCCGCGGGTGATCGCCTACGGCTCCCATGTCGACACGGACGCGCTCAAAGCGGCCCGCCGCGCGGGGTGTGACCGGGTGATGCCGCGGAGCCAGTTCGTGGGGGAATTGGAAGCGGGGTTACGGGAGTGGCTGGGCGTTCACTCAGGGTAG
- a CDS encoding xylulokinase: MPESLRCVPPNALIAGWDFSTGSVKCLAFDLNGAVVAEVRLPTDLWTEGGVSELNLMQLEGQARASTRAMAAKLKALGRDRDWIAGGVSATHHSAGRIDAVGNQVRRAICWNDQTLAGPHAEGLQRLGGPDKPRELTGGPWAVRYSLSHLVKDEQTLTAADWKRTKWILPHGPLAAGYLTGRFDCISVSSAASTGILDLRTNQWRKEMLNALADPAHRDQAWENLPDLIDMATPIGKMADYVALEAGLPFNVRPFVFPTLDDQAAGLIGGGAVDAGQVAIILGNSAVVNSSSAILPQSGSLDAMRLNWGPFLWMRCYSNGAQFLDRVVGPDADWTALEAAARAVSAGANGTEVLPFVLSEPSIGVTAPRVTWFPEQPKDVGVRVRASFEALAYLIALAVKEHEAAGQKITRVTISGGIAKSELMGEILASVLNRPLERLVSSEGPALGAAAAALAGLETHLRGERGIRERYTVADAVAAIVKFRAPVVPRPEWVPAYQTGLKLFADRVRG, translated from the coding sequence GTGCCCGAATCACTTCGCTGCGTACCGCCGAACGCCCTGATCGCCGGGTGGGACTTCAGTACCGGGTCGGTGAAGTGCCTCGCGTTCGACTTGAACGGGGCCGTCGTGGCCGAGGTCCGGCTGCCGACCGACTTGTGGACCGAAGGCGGGGTGTCTGAACTCAATCTGATGCAGCTCGAAGGTCAGGCTCGCGCCAGCACCCGCGCGATGGCCGCGAAGTTGAAGGCGCTCGGTCGCGACCGGGACTGGATCGCTGGCGGCGTCTCGGCCACGCACCACTCGGCCGGGCGGATCGACGCGGTCGGCAATCAAGTCCGCCGGGCGATCTGCTGGAACGACCAGACGCTCGCCGGCCCGCACGCCGAAGGGCTACAGCGCCTCGGCGGGCCGGACAAGCCGCGGGAACTGACCGGCGGCCCGTGGGCAGTCCGGTATTCGCTCAGCCACCTGGTGAAAGACGAACAAACGCTGACGGCCGCGGACTGGAAGCGGACCAAGTGGATTCTGCCGCACGGCCCGCTGGCGGCCGGCTACCTGACCGGGCGGTTCGACTGCATCAGCGTCTCCTCGGCCGCGTCGACGGGCATCCTCGACCTGCGGACGAACCAGTGGCGCAAGGAGATGTTGAACGCCCTGGCTGACCCGGCCCACCGCGACCAGGCGTGGGAGAACCTGCCCGACCTGATCGACATGGCCACCCCGATCGGGAAGATGGCCGACTACGTCGCACTGGAGGCCGGGCTGCCGTTCAACGTCCGCCCGTTCGTTTTCCCGACGCTCGACGACCAGGCGGCCGGCTTGATCGGCGGCGGGGCCGTGGACGCCGGGCAGGTAGCGATCATCCTGGGCAACTCGGCGGTGGTGAACTCGTCGTCGGCCATTCTCCCGCAGTCCGGCAGTCTCGACGCGATGCGACTGAACTGGGGGCCGTTCCTCTGGATGCGGTGCTACAGCAACGGGGCGCAGTTCCTCGACCGGGTCGTCGGCCCGGACGCGGACTGGACGGCTCTGGAGGCGGCGGCCCGCGCGGTTTCGGCCGGCGCGAACGGGACCGAGGTGTTGCCGTTCGTGCTGTCCGAGCCGTCGATCGGCGTGACGGCCCCGCGGGTGACGTGGTTCCCGGAGCAGCCGAAAGACGTGGGCGTCCGCGTCCGGGCGTCGTTCGAGGCGCTGGCGTACCTGATCGCGCTGGCAGTAAAGGAACACGAGGCGGCTGGCCAGAAGATTACCCGCGTCACCATTTCGGGCGGGATCGCGAAGAGTGAATTGATGGGCGAGATCCTGGCGAGTGTGCTGAACCGGCCGCTCGAACGACTGGTGTCGTCCGAAGGCCCGGCGCTCGGGGCTGCGGCCGCGGCCCTGGCGGGTCTGGAAACGCACCTCCGGGGCGAACGCGGCATCCGCGAACGATACACGGTAGCCGACGCGGTCGCCGCGATCGTGAAGTTCCGGGCTCCCGTCGTCCCGCGGCCGGAGTGGGTGCCGGCGTACCAGACGGGGCTGAAGTTGTTTGCGGATCGGGTGCGGGGGTGA
- a CDS encoding trypsin-like peptidase domain-containing protein, whose amino-acid sequence MRLPLLALALAPVLVAPAAAQDVAAGTKVYKQTVPSVVWIHSTRTRALATGSGTLIDRERRLVLTNYHVVEDNPRATVYFPQFRDGQPISDRQYYEERKERLGRSGRVVALDKKADLALIRVDGIPDEVKAIPLAAASPDPGEPVHSIGNAGKSGALWGYVKGTVRQVYRKKWQVELERNHRITFEAKVIETDSPTNPGDSGGPLLNDKGELVGVTQGGAVNAQLVSFFVDISEVKRLLRDHSSEPTHTATAGPKREAPPPVSDKAKLFSADAVKAAEQTVTDLFKKDLDVLIETYPVAPSDWVEKARKGTADERQKMFREWMGERIKAEKVQGVIVLICLDPRHLSVDITAAEKGKFPEKYAQKIADAIRKGLTDKKPDDGLAAALKLIQDGYTGGKK is encoded by the coding sequence ATGCGCCTCCCGTTACTCGCCCTCGCACTGGCGCCGGTCCTCGTCGCGCCCGCCGCCGCGCAGGACGTGGCCGCCGGCACGAAGGTGTACAAGCAAACGGTCCCCTCGGTCGTGTGGATTCACTCGACTCGGACCCGCGCGCTGGCCACCGGCAGCGGCACCCTGATCGACCGCGAACGGCGACTCGTCCTCACCAACTACCACGTCGTCGAGGACAACCCCCGCGCGACGGTTTACTTCCCGCAATTCCGCGACGGCCAGCCGATCTCCGACCGGCAGTATTACGAGGAGCGTAAGGAACGGCTCGGCCGCTCTGGTCGAGTAGTCGCCCTCGACAAGAAGGCCGACCTCGCCCTGATCCGCGTCGACGGCATCCCGGACGAGGTGAAAGCGATCCCGCTCGCGGCCGCCAGCCCGGACCCGGGCGAGCCCGTCCACTCGATCGGGAACGCCGGCAAGTCCGGTGCCCTGTGGGGGTACGTCAAGGGGACCGTTCGACAGGTGTACCGCAAGAAGTGGCAGGTGGAGCTGGAGCGGAACCATCGGATCACGTTCGAGGCGAAAGTGATCGAGACCGACTCGCCCACCAACCCGGGCGACAGCGGCGGCCCGCTCCTGAACGACAAGGGCGAACTCGTCGGCGTCACCCAGGGGGGCGCGGTCAACGCCCAGCTCGTGAGCTTCTTTGTCGACATCTCGGAAGTGAAACGCCTCCTCCGCGATCATTCGTCAGAGCCCACCCACACGGCTACGGCTGGTCCCAAGCGGGAGGCGCCGCCGCCCGTGTCGGACAAGGCGAAGCTGTTCTCAGCGGACGCTGTCAAGGCGGCCGAGCAGACGGTTACCGACCTGTTCAAGAAAGACCTCGATGTGCTGATCGAAACCTACCCGGTGGCCCCATCCGACTGGGTCGAGAAAGCCCGGAAAGGAACGGCCGACGAGCGGCAGAAGATGTTCCGCGAGTGGATGGGCGAGCGGATCAAGGCCGAGAAGGTCCAGGGCGTCATCGTCCTGATCTGTCTGGACCCCCGGCACCTGAGCGTGGACATCACGGCCGCGGAGAAGGGCAAGTTCCCGGAGAAGTACGCCCAGAAGATCGCCGACGCGATCCGCAAGGGACTGACGGACAAGAAGCCGGACGACGGCCTGGCCGCGGCGCTGAAACTGATCCAGGACGGGTACACCGGGGGCAAGAAGTGA
- the ggt gene encoding gamma-glutamyltransferase yields MRLERFIPACILTTFLLLFVSPVPTSAADPAPPAKGGVVVSVSGPASDVGAAVLRKGGTAVDAAVATAFALAVTYPAAGNVGGGGYLLVHPNGSGDPAVFDFREVAPAAATRDMFVKLADRSAHRRIGVPGTVAGLAMAHKAYGKLPWAELVAPAVKLAGEGFELDAFNAASISATVRNSVGDASAEFRRVFGKPGGGSWKVGDRLVQPDLKETLARIAEKGPDGFYTGKTADLIAAEMTRGGGLITREDLAAYKPVRRVPVVGKYRGYDVYTAPPSSSGGFTLLEQLNILETFDFKPADRWEPRTIHLIVEAMRRAYRDRAHDLGDPAFTPISRRMLDKAYAKELAAGIDPKRATPSADLAGDIPLALESEQTTHFSVVDGSGAAVSLTYTLENSYGGKVVVRGAGFLMNDEMNDFGWLPGVTNPTGRIGTPPNLVAPGKRMLSSMCPTILVKNDTPVLVTGSPGGRTIINTVLNVVVNTVDFGMDLRAAVDAPRIHHQWFPDVIRGEAAFVKGHPELVAKLKEMGHRVDQVQSQGDAHSIWIDPATGRVTGVADRRISGKASAE; encoded by the coding sequence ATGCGGCTTGAGCGATTTATCCCCGCCTGCATCCTGACGACCTTCTTACTCCTCTTCGTCTCGCCCGTGCCCACATCGGCAGCCGACCCCGCGCCGCCCGCCAAGGGCGGCGTAGTCGTCTCGGTGAGCGGCCCGGCGTCGGACGTGGGGGCGGCCGTCCTTCGTAAAGGCGGCACCGCGGTGGACGCCGCCGTCGCGACCGCGTTCGCACTCGCCGTCACGTACCCGGCCGCCGGGAACGTCGGCGGCGGCGGATACTTGCTCGTCCACCCGAACGGTAGCGGCGACCCGGCCGTGTTCGACTTCCGCGAGGTCGCCCCGGCAGCCGCCACCCGAGACATGTTCGTCAAACTGGCCGACCGCTCCGCCCACCGCCGGATCGGCGTGCCGGGGACGGTCGCCGGACTTGCGATGGCGCACAAGGCGTATGGCAAGCTCCCGTGGGCCGAGCTGGTTGCCCCCGCCGTCAAGTTGGCCGGCGAGGGCTTCGAGCTGGACGCGTTCAACGCCGCCTCGATCTCGGCCACGGTCCGCAATTCGGTCGGGGACGCATCGGCCGAGTTCCGCCGGGTGTTCGGCAAGCCGGGCGGCGGCTCCTGGAAGGTCGGCGACCGCCTCGTGCAGCCGGACTTGAAGGAGACACTTGCCCGGATCGCCGAGAAGGGGCCGGACGGATTCTACACCGGCAAAACCGCCGACCTGATCGCGGCCGAGATGACCCGCGGCGGCGGCCTCATCACCCGCGAAGACCTGGCCGCTTACAAGCCGGTCCGCCGGGTTCCCGTCGTCGGCAAGTACCGGGGATACGACGTTTACACGGCCCCGCCGTCGTCCTCGGGCGGGTTCACGCTGCTCGAACAGCTCAACATTCTGGAGACGTTCGACTTTAAACCGGCCGACCGCTGGGAACCGCGGACTATCCACCTCATCGTCGAGGCGATGCGGCGGGCGTATCGCGACCGCGCCCACGATCTCGGCGACCCGGCCTTCACCCCCATCTCCCGGCGCATGCTGGACAAGGCTTACGCCAAGGAACTGGCCGCCGGCATCGACCCCAAGCGAGCGACCCCGAGCGCGGACCTGGCGGGCGACATCCCGCTCGCCCTTGAAAGCGAACAGACCACGCACTTTTCGGTCGTCGACGGGTCTGGCGCGGCGGTGTCCCTGACGTACACCCTGGAAAACTCCTACGGCGGGAAAGTCGTGGTGCGGGGTGCCGGGTTCCTGATGAACGACGAGATGAACGACTTCGGCTGGCTCCCGGGCGTGACCAACCCGACCGGGCGGATCGGCACGCCGCCGAACCTCGTCGCCCCCGGCAAGCGGATGCTCAGCTCGATGTGCCCGACGATCCTGGTGAAGAACGACACCCCCGTCCTCGTGACCGGCAGCCCGGGCGGGCGGACGATCATCAACACGGTCCTCAACGTCGTGGTAAACACGGTCGATTTCGGCATGGACCTGCGGGCGGCGGTCGACGCCCCGCGTATCCATCACCAGTGGTTCCCGGACGTGATCCGGGGCGAGGCGGCGTTCGTGAAAGGGCACCCGGAGCTGGTCGCGAAACTCAAGGAGATGGGCCACCGGGTCGATCAGGTGCAGTCCCAGGGCGACGCGCACAGTATCTGGATCGACCCGGCGACCGGCCGGGTCACCGGCGTGGCCGACCGCCGGATCAGCGGGAAGGCGTCGGCCGAGTGA